DNA from Doryrhamphus excisus isolate RoL2022-K1 chromosome 19, RoL_Dexc_1.0, whole genome shotgun sequence:
cacagatgaaaaaacagtgtctgctttaactaaaaccacccaaacatttataggttttcatattttaattctTCTTATCttatgttaatggtaatggtttaatttcatttgaacatgcatcagattacaattgagtgcatcccataatcagttcccagttccacatgtccaaaaggagtaggaagaagcaaagcttattaaatcctacccctccatctggtacttttacaatcagtaactgttagatttgttcacatcctgctttcctaatatagtttaaggttttttttttaagttttattaattttttcattttatttttgtaactgttacatttgttcacttcctgcctttctaattattttaatttaatttaatttaatttaatttaatttaattttttatttttgtcttactcaatccattccatagtttgattccacatactgaaatgctatggctagcataacgtagtcctagcatagaagtgtttcaaatgtacttcttccctgagatcatatttctcctctcttgtagagaagtattggatgacatttttagctaattggttatttttagccttatgcattattttagctgtttgaagatgaactatatcagcaagttgaagtatttgtgattttagaaataaggagttaatatgttctctgtaggcggcattatgaattatccttactgaccttttttgcagtacatttagcgagtgaagattgcttttatagttattagcccatatttccatacaataagtaagatatggtagaaccagagagcaataaagagtgtggagtgatttctgattgagaacaaattttgctttgttcaatactgaaatatttctggccaccttatgttgtatatttgtaatatgaggtttccagctcatattttcatctattgcgatccccagaattttttttttccttcaccctttcaatgtccacaccgtctatttgtatttgctggtgcgtgtcctttctgctgttatgaaacagcatgattttagttttatttaggttcaaggacaatctattatcatcaaaccatctttttagtgtgaccatttcttctctgacctttctaatgatttggtctgtactccctccagaacaaaaagcagtggtatcatccgcaaataataccagcttagtagtaatactaatacagtaaaccacggatatatcggattcaattgttttgtggttttgtccgatataagcgaaatccgttatatgcgtataccggaaaatgtccgttttacgcatatatcggatttatatccggtatatgcgtaaatcagattttatccgttataaaaaggcacttccttgactatgtttccaatgtaccagcgtaacgctgcaaacgctgcaaatgacgtcaaatagcggcctgtcacgattcggcgaatcggagcgccacgatgcggccatccgatatatgcgaggggaatttaatggaaatgcattggaacgggactggagattttgtccgaaataggcgaaatccgttataaaaaatccgatatatgcaatgaatttttattggaaatgcattacagaaaaattggttcttttttatctgtccgttgtgagcgaatttccgatatatccgagtccgatatatccgaggtttactgtactaatacTAATTGGGGCCTTGTTCTGATAAGAACAATAAGAATGATTGTTTACATCGTAGAAACGCTGGCGTGGCGCTAAAGTGCTGTCTTGTTCTCGCAGGTTTTGCCGGTTGCTCTAATGATCTCATGGAGAGAACAGATTTCGAGGGGTGGCTGGAGTCAATCTCAGCCACTTTTCTTACGCTGAACGACCAGCAGCGGAACCAGTCTTTGGACCACCTTATATCCCTCAGCGGCGCCGCCCAGCTCCGCCACCTGTCCAATGGATTGGAGGCCCTGCTCAAACGAGACTTCCTGCGACTTCTGCCTCTGGAGCTGGCCTTCTACTTGCTGCGCTGGTTAGATCCGCAGACTTTACTCACCTGCTGCCTCGTGTGCAAGCAATGGAATAAAGTAAATGGGATCATTACTGCTTCTCCTTGCAACATTTGAAATACTGTCATGATCATTTGTACTTAATTGGtaccacaaggcatgctgggagtgCTTCCGGCATTCCCGTATGCTTTGCGGTACTTAGTTTGTACATGTTTAGACTAAGCGTAGTTATTATTCCACATTGTAAGCATCGTAATTCCGCTTCTTAACActgagaataagaagacgtagcaggtgGGATCGGTGATCCTACTTCCTGCAATTCCATTATGGGTAATAGCAATGGGAATAATCCATGTTCTATGCGTGAACAAAGGGGCAACTGAAtgacaaatttaaataaaataaatatttggaaataccTGAAAGAAACATAATCAGACTGCCTTTGAATTATTATCGTTATTACTTAATCTTATTTTCAAAGTgagtatccatccatctctctttAGGTGATAAACTCGTGCATGGAGGTGTGGCAGAATGCTTGTCATGAGCTCGGCTGGAGGATTGATGAGTCCATTCAGGATGCGTCCCATTGGAAGGGTGTCTACATCAAGGCCAAGCTGCGAATGATGCAGCTGAAGGACCAGAAGGCCTTTGAGACGTCCTCCCTGATTGGCCACAGCGCTCGAGTGTATGCGCTCTACTATAAGGATGGTCTGCTCTGTACAGGTATGCTGTTGCTTTTCTAAAagctgtattctttcaatgcaaacagtatctagtatctattaGTCTAGTCTGGACTTGTATTTGTTCCTGAAACTTGGCATCTTACTTCGAATACGGCTTCGATGCTAATGCTATTTCGCTAGCAATTAGGTAGCTGGCTTTTACCGCTGCTTCACTGACTTCTCGGCTCTTGATGAAAGTTCACTGCTGTTTCCTCAGACCCGCTAGCAATTCGTTAATCTTATCTCTTCTCAGTTGTCCTTGCAAGCCGCCATATTTTTCGCCgtgatgagtctcgtagtggcgtcgaatattatattccttcaataccgaaacttgttgcaaacacaccaagcacaaaggttttccgtgcgtctctgtaaataaataggacgtggtccatttttctttgaaaattctacactccttatctacttttctccgtttggataacgacattttggctaatgagggtgtagcggagaggtagagaccaaggtattaacaacgtcgtaacaagcagcagatggcgcattgataccatctgctgttttcagtctgtctcagtgatgcggcttgtcttctactctgatggaaagagtgcgccccttagcggataatccatgaattgcagcgaattaaaaatattaattccatgtcttttatgcatttttttccactttcaaattatcctgcgggcctccttgggggccggttccggcccgcgggccgtatgtttgacacccctgggcaagaccaaagagccgtAAAGGACGTTAGCGACTGTAGTTCTGCACAAGATCGAATGGTCTGCAAGATCAGCAAGACTGTAGACTCGCAGAAGATCTGAATGTGGATACAAGTCCACGAGCAAGATTGTGGACCTGGACAAGACTACCATGGGCTACGATAACATTAGCAAGActgtagacctacacaagactgaAATGTTCTACAGGGCTTTCAGGAAGACTTTACACCTCATGTAATATTTTAGACCCGCACAAGATCCAAATGGGTTACGAGACCATCACAGCAAGATTCTAGGCTTGCACAACACCGAAAGGAGCTACTAGACCATAAGCAGGATTGTAGACCCCGACAAGTTcagaatggactacaagaccatcagaAACATTCTAGACCTGCACAACACCGAAAGGAGCTACTAGACCATCATAGGGAATGTAGACCCCGACAAGTTcagaatggactacaagaccatcagaAAGATTGTAGACTGGTACAACACCGGAATGGGCTAAAAGACAGAATCAGTAAAATTGTCGACCCACACAAGACGGGAATGGGCCACAAGACCATGagcaagattgtagacctgcacaagactacCATGGGCTACGATAACATTAGCAAGActgtagacctacacaagactgaAATGTTCTACAGGGCTTTCAGGAAGACTTTACACCTGAACTTATGCAATATTTTAGACCCGCACAAGATCCATATGGGTTACGAGACCATCAGCAGgactgtagacctgcacaagaccggAATGCCAACTTATTACATGGACAGTCTTTGTAAACATGACACAGTTAGCTCTTATTTATAATGAAATGAAGACATGCTAGCTTTTACGTGAACATTTGTCCTTTCAGGATCCGATGATCTCTCTGCCAAATTATGGGATGTTCGCACTGGGCAGTGTATTTACGGGATTCAGACTCACACCTGTGCCACAGTGAAGTTTGACGAACAGAAGCTGGTGACTGGGTCCTTTGACAACACTGTTGCATGCTGGGAGTGGAGCACAGGGGCCAAAATCCAGCAGTTCCGTGGTCACACCGGAGCAGGTTGGTCGAAACGCAGAGCAGCTATGTGTTTGGGAATGTGATCCGAATACGTGCTACCACTGAATATCGCTAAATGTTCATCAATGTCAATCAATGCCAGGATAAattgggcagttttaccacCATAAATCCCCAACCATGGCAGCTATGTCTTCTGCCATCTGATTTGCCTTCTATTGATTTGTTGACCAACAGGCATACATTGCTTATCAATGAAATAGAAGTATAaaaattatgaccttttttAGACACtctttgcattttgtgttgttttgctcAACATTATCTTTGTGGATcccaaaatatttccaaatgacaaatgtggaatttttttttttttcgggaacAAGCACAACACAGtcgtttatacagtaaacctcggatatatcggactcggatatatcggaaattcgctcacaacggacagataaaaaagaagcgatttttctgtaatgcatttccaataaaaattcattgcatatatcggattttttataacggatttcgcctatttcggacaaaatctccagtcccgttccaatgcatttccattaaatttccctcgcatatatcggatggccgcatcgtggcgctccgattcgccgaatcgtgacaggccgctatacgacgtcatttctttcgttctttctttctttcgttCGTTTCCTTCttttcgttcgttcgttcgtttcCTTCttttcgttcgttcgttcgttcgtttcCTTCttttcgttcgttcgttcgttcgtttcCTTCTTTTCGtttgttcgttcgttcgttcgtttcCTTCttttcgttcgttcgttcgtttcCTTCTtttcattcgttcgttcgtttCCTTCTTTTCGTTCGTTTCCTTCttttcgttcgttcgttcgtttcCTTCttttcgttcgttcgttcgtttcCTTCTTTTCGTTCGTTTCCTTCttttcgttcgttcgttcgtttcCTTCTTTTCGTTCGTTTCCTTCttttcgttcgttcgttcgttcgttcgtttcCTTCTTTTCGTTCGTTCgttcttttctttccttctttcctttccttccttcttttctttccttctttcctttccttccttcttttctttccttctttcctttccttccttcttttctttccttctttcctttccttccttcttttctttccttctttcctttccttccttcttttctttccttctttcctttccttccttcttttctttccttctttcctttccttccttcttttctttccttcttttctttccttctttcctttccttccttttctttccttctttcctttccttccttctttccttccttccttgcttccttttttcctttcctttctttcttttccttcttttctttcttttcttcctttctttctttcttatcATATGAAAAAATCATATGGGGTGACCCCTACTGATTGGAAAATAATTTTCCATTACTGCAGTTGGGGGTCCCACTGAAGGGGTCATTTGGGGGTCAGGGAGGCAGGGGGtactttcaatgttagtgcagacAGTCCTATTCCTAGCAGTCTGCTGGGAATGGTGGACAAATTAAATGGAATTCCGTGCCAATTTtctccattgaaaatgaatggccaATTTCAGTGTTGAATAGTGCCCCCTATTGGTGGAAGTTCATTTTCCTTGTAACATGATGATCCATGATGACAGAATTTTACATGGCTCACGTTGTGGAGTGGACATCTCGGCATTCATGGCAATTTTTTCACGCAGTACTGCCTCATTTGCATAACTAACATTTGTCTGTCTGCTCAGTTTTCAGCGTGGACTACAATGATGAACTGGACATGCTGGTCAGCGGCTCCGCGGACTTCACCGTGAAGGTCTGGGCTTTGGCAGCCGGCGCCTGTCTCAACACTCTGACTGGACACACCGAATGGGTTACCAAGGTCTGCTAACTGTTGTCATTATTCTttacgtatgtacatatattatctGTCATTggtggtgtccaaagtttttccagcgagggccacatattgacaaatgaaaggatgtAGATCCAAATACGTAGATATTTTCTTTCATATATGCTACGAAGCAATGTATATGtcaagaaaataatataataataataataataatataataatctcagctttgtgatataggtgaaaaaaaagtcatgaatctgttccaaacgctcaaaaatgttaacaaaaaacacattttattgacaGTAATTATAGTTGTACATAGAGAAAATCATGCAAAAAGGGGAGGAGTGCACATTATGCTTGGAGGGCAATCCCCATTTTTTAACATGCACACTTTTCCATTCAAATAACAATACAActgacattaataataataataataataataatacattttatttgtatagcgcttttcaaaatactcggacactttacagaa
Protein-coding regions in this window:
- the fbxw2 gene encoding F-box/WD repeat-containing protein 2; amino-acid sequence: MERTDFEGWLESISATFLTLNDQQRNQSLDHLISLSGAAQLRHLSNGLEALLKRDFLRLLPLELAFYLLRWLDPQTLLTCCLVCKQWNKVINSCMEVWQNACHELGWRIDESIQDASHWKGVYIKAKLRMMQLKDQKAFETSSLIGHSARVYALYYKDGLLCTGSDDLSAKLWDVRTGQCIYGIQTHTCATVKFDEQKLVTGSFDNTVACWEWSTGAKIQQFRGHTGAVFSVDYNDELDMLVSGSADFTVKVWALAAGACLNTLTGHTEWVTKVILQKSEVESMVHSPGDYILLSADKYEIKVWPLGKEINCKCLKTLSVSENRSISLQPRLQFDGRYIVCSSDLGVYQWDFASFEILRVIKSQDPANLSLLSFGEVFALLFDNHFLYVMDLRTESISGRWPLPPYRKSKRGSSFLAGVTSWLNGLDGDNDSGLVFATSMPDHSIHLVLWKENMHQT